In the Brevundimonas sp. LM2 genome, GACCGCGTCGCCGACGGTCTGGATGTGCTCGGCGGCGTCATCCGGGATCTCGATGTCGAACTCTTCCTCGAAGGCCATGACCAGTTCGACGTTGTCGAGCGAATCAGCGCCCAGGTCGT is a window encoding:
- a CDS encoding acyl carrier protein codes for the protein MSDTLERVRKIVIDHLDADPDKVTEKASFIDDLGADSLDNVELVMAFEEEFDIEIPDDAAEHIQTVGDAVKFIDEKTAA